CCGCGAGCGTCTCATCAGTCTTCGTCCAATCTATAACGACAATTCTCTCACCAGGCTTCAAACCAGCCAGGCGCTCTGCATAGTCCTTTGAATTATGATAGCTAATCCCAGATCTTTCTCCAGCGCCTGTAATAATGATTGTCAGAAGGCCGGTTGGGTCATTCGCATTGATCGGATCATTCTGGACGTACGCGTAGATATTTGCCCCATCCTCATACCCGATGGGATCGGGCTGCATGAACCGCCCCAAGGCCGGCGAGTAGGCCCGGGCCTTGAAGTGATACAGCCCGGTCCAGCTGTTGAACCGCTGGCCGGTGAACCGCCAGGGATAGCCGGTGACGTTGTCGGTGCTCTCGCCGAAGGCGCTGTAGGTGTACTTGCGCTCCGGCGCTCCGCCCTTGGAGAGGATGCGAGCATCTCCCCGGCGGCTGGCGTGCACATAGCGGACTTGCAGCGCCGTCGCCGTGGCGTCGATCCAGATCAGCCGCTCGTCGGGGTTCGGCCCCATCACCGAGAACCGGCCGCCGGCCGCGTCCTGGTCGGTGGTCCCCTCGGGGATGTTGATCATCTCCTCGACCGCCACCTCGGGACGCAACCCGTCGGTCAGCTCGACCCGCCGGGTGTCGGCGATGGTTGTCGTCGCCCGGGCGCTGTACCAGCGGGCTCCCAGGGCGTCGTACAGGTCCTGCTCGTAGTTGCCGGCCGTCAGCGCGCCCTGACGGGCCAGCGTCAGGTTGCGCCGCTCGTCATAGGCAAAGTAGCGCACCCCGTCGTAGGTCATCGGACCGTCGGTCCGGTAGATTGTGGTATCTCGGGAAAGACGGGCGGGCCATGCGCGACTGCGGCAGAAAGCGGATTCGCGCACAGATATTGCACTGTCACTGCAATCACCTTATCCGCTCATGGGCCTCCTGCCGCTATTTACTGGGTGAGTAGGACGTCAGATCTTCGAATTGATCCTCCGCGATCTCCGTCAGCGTCTTAAGGCTTCCCCCAATGACGAACTCCCCGCGCCCAACGTCGGATAGATCACAAGCGTAGGCCAACACTACATACTCCACAAACCGTGATGCCTCACGAAGATCTCGTGCCGGAATCAGCGGCCGCCAAGAAGACCCACGCTCATCAATATATACAAAGTCCTTTATTGTGCCAGATTTTGCTTCGCAGTTGACCTCTATCAAGCTCGATTGAATGTAAGCTGACCGAAGCACTCTCGGAAACTCGTCCGACAGCTCCTCCATGGGCCCCTTGGTCACAACTATAATGTTCACGCTCACTAGTTCGCGCCCCTCTTGGACTCCGCGCTTGCCAAATACCACCGAATTTTTACTGGCCCCAATCAACTGGACAGACGAAGGAACTAAACTCAAATCTCTCTGAACATGCGGCCCGTTCAGAAGAATGGCCAGAAATTCAATCATAGCTCTTCTCCGCACTCTGCACATACCTTTGGCGGCCAAGGCAAGTAGTAATATCGGCCAAATGGAAAACCTTCAGGATATCGACGAAGTATGATCGGATGACCGCAGAACGTGCAGCCAATGGCATAGGATCCGAAAGCGCCAACAAGGATCAATCCAATAATTATTGGCAAGCGAAGGTATAGAATCCCGAGAAACTCAAAAACGTCGGGCGAAAATATGCAGAGGCTGATACCCGCAACACATAGAACGTTCAGAACTAGATATGATTGTCTAGGACTCACGGCTTTTTCCTGCGCCCCTCACCCTCTCCCTTAGCATAGTCGACATACCTCGGCTCATGATTAATTTTGACATAGCCAAGGGTACCGCTAGCAATAGCGGTCGCATTGAATCCGCCTTTATAGACCAAATTTGGGCTAGCTCCGTCACGATCGATCGTCAGGCTTAGCGGACCAACTGAAACATCGAGTTGAATTTTAGCCCCATCCTTTGGCTTGCCAATAACGGCTTCGACCCCACCCTCCAATGAAAACTCAACACCGAGCACTAGTTTAACGCCGACAAAATCTCCTGCCTCGACGACTCTTCCTTCCCAGCTATCCCAAACCTCATACGCTCCCAGCTTGGTCCCCCCTCCAGCGCCAGGAACCGCATTCAGTTCCATGAACTGGTAGGTTGTCGTATACCTTTCACCGCACCGAAGACCGCACCCCTCATAATTGTCCTGGATTGAGCTTTTGAGGTAAGCGCTCGCATTGAAGTAATCCCCTACTTCGCCATTCTCCCTTATGTTTCCCTTTTCGCATGTGAGACATTGCAGGCCAGTAGGGTCTACCGCATTCATCGCGTCGTTTTTCACGTACGCATAGATATTCGGCCCATCGTCGTACCCAATCGGATCGGGCTGCATGAACCTTCCGAGTGCGGGTGAGTAGGCTCTGGCCTTAAAGTGATACAGCCCGGTCCAGCTGTTGAACCGCTGGCCGGTGAACCGCCAGGGATAGCCGGTGACGTTGTCGGTGCTCTCGCCGAAGGCGCTGTAGGTGTACTTGCGCTCCGGCGCCCCGCCCCTGGAGAGGATGCGCGCATCGCCCCGGCGGCTGGCGTGCACATAGCGCACCTGCAGCGCCGCTGCCGTGGCGTCGATCCAGATCAGCCGCTCGTCAGGGTTCGTCCCCATCACCGAGAACCGGCCGCCGGCCGCGTCCTGGTCGGTGGTCCCCTCGGGGATGTTGATCATCTCCTCCACCGCCACCTCGGGACGCAGACCGTCGGTCAGCTCGACCCGCCGGGTGTCGGCAATGGTCGTCGCCGCCCGGGCGCTGTACCAGCGGGCTCCCAGGGCGTCGTACAGGTCCTGCTCGTAGTTGCCCGCCGTCAGCGCGCCCTGGCGGGCCAGGGTCAGGTTGCGCCGCTCGTCATAGGCGAAGTAGCGCACCCCGTCGTAGGTCATCGGACCGTCGGTCCGGTAGGTGAAGGTCTTGGTGTCGACCTTGGGGTACTGGTTCAGGCCATTGGCCACCGGATATCTCGCGGCGACAACGGCCGCGCCTGTCGGGGGATCATCCGAAACCGCCAAGATTGGCGAAAAGTGGCGCATGTCCCCACATTCCCCCCTTCAGAAACCGGAGGTTTCTCGAACCCGTCGCTGCCTGCGGGCGAGGTCGGGATACGAGTCGATCTGATCTTCACGGATCCGCCGTACAATGTGCTGATCGACGGCCATGTTTGCGGATCGGGAGGTATCAGGCGCCGCGAGTTCGCCATGGCTGCCGGAGAGATGTCCAAAGCGGCATTCACAACCTTCCCCACCGACACACTAGGCGCCTCTGCAAGGGCGAGGCGGGCCACGCCTGACTGCGGCAGAAAGCCGATCCGCGCAAGACTAATGCACTTTCACCGTAACCCGCGAAGCCACTTGATCAAATCAGGCTTGAGCGCATTTGTTTTTGACCCTTCTGCGCTTTTCGCACGGCCCTCTGAATTTAAATCCCTGTAGAACTCTTGAGCAGCCAAAGCGGCAGATTTCAATACAGTCTCATCACCGGAATCTAATGACGAAAGAATAGTATCCTTCACTTCACTGTTCAGCGCAGTGATCCGTGGAAGCGCGCGAAGGCTGGCGCACCTCACAAGCAAGTCCGCCCCCCGGCCCCTGCCCGCTGCAAGTTGAACTATAATTTTCGTTATGGCTGGAGAGTGGACCCCACGAAGGCCAATACCCACCACCCCAGCTCGAAGAACTTCAACATTATTAGTACAATTTAAAATCCCCCCCAATAGATCTAAATTGAGATGAGCCACATACTTTAAATATGGCATTAAAAGCTCGGAAAGCGCGTAGTCGTCCATTGATCGCAGGGCATACTCGACCTCCCCCTGCACTCCGCCCCAGTTCCCGGAGACTAAATTCTGCCGCAGGTCATCTATTGTCACTGCACCACCAACGCCTTACTCCTGCTCACAGGCGGCAGATAGCCATTGGCGTCCTTTATAGCGTTCTTGATTACCTTTAACTCGGCCTTATAATAATCATTCCTCGCTGACGGCATCTTTCCATTATTGATCCAGCCTTTTATCTGCGCTGCACGGTCTGACAACCCAGAAATCGCTTCGTTGACTTCATTTACATGGTCAAACTCCCCGCCGCCGGGCTTGTCATAGGATCGTATACCAAAATATTCGTTGCGTGCCGCTTCAAGATCACTACGAGTCAAATGATCTCGAATTATGTTGCCCGTGGCATTGGGAGATTGGTCGCCGGACCACGGACTAAAATCCGGATTGGCTACGGGCGTATCACCACTAAGCTGCGAGACTAGGCCCCACGGCGAGCGTCGGATTATCCCCATGATTAAGCCAAAGGTTCTGGAGTTGTCCCTATAGCCATTGTCACCGGCCCCCCGGCTCGTGGCTTGCCATCCCCAAATTTTTCGCCCGGCTTGACAAACTTCGGATTGAATTTCTCATCGGCGAAGGTGCCTAGGGGGTCCAGGCAATTTATTGGATCACTAGTACAGTACGCATAGATGTTCGGCCCATCCTCATACCCGATGGGATCAGGCTGCATGAACCGCCCCAACGCCGGCGAGTAGGCCCGGGCCTTGAAGTGATACAGCCCGGTCCAGCTGTTGAACCGCTGGCCGGTGAACCGCCAAGGATAGCCGGTGACGTTGTCGGTGCTCTCGCCGAAGGCGCTGTAGGTGTACTTGCGCTCCGGCGCTCCGCCCTTGGAGAGGATGCGAGCATCTCCCCGGCGGCTGGCGTGCACATAGCGGACTTGCAGCGCCGTCGCCGTGGCGTCGATCCAGATCAGCCGCTCGTCGGGGTTCGGCCCCATCACCGAGAACCGCCCCCCGGCAGCGTCCTGATCGGTCGTCCCCTCGGGGATGTTGATCATCTCCTCGACCGCCACCTCAGGACGCAGGCCATCGGTCAGCTCGACCCGCCGGGTGTCGGCAATGGTCGTCGCCGCCCGGGCGCTGTACCAGCGGGCTCCCAGGGCGTCGTACAGATCCTGCTCGTAGTTGCCCGCCGTCAGCGCGCCCTGACGGGCCAGCGTCAGGTTGCGCCGCTCGTCATAGGCAAAGTAGCGCACCCCGTCGTAGGTCATCGGACCGTCGGTCCGGTAGGTGAAGGTCTTGGTGTCGACCTTGGGGTACTGGTTCAGCCCGTTGGCCGGATCGTAGACCGAGGCCACCGTCGCCGGATTGTACAGATAGTCGGTCGAGCCGTTGTTGACCGCGATCGTCTCACTGATCTGGCGGCCGGACTTGTCGTTGGCATAGCTGAAGGTGACGTTGTTGCTCCCGCTCCCCAGCGGGAAGGTATGCTCCAACTGCAGCAGGTCGTCGTCCTGCTCGTAGTAGTACTTTTGGATGCTGCCGTCGCCGAAGCTGAGCTGGGTCCGCCGGGACAGGTTGTCATAGGCGATCGTCACCGAGGCCGCCGGCAGGCCAGTCATGTTGACGCCGGTCGTCGTCACCCCCGTCATCCGGTTCAGGACGTCGTAGCTGTAGGTGGCGTAGAGGCCGCCCTTGTGGGCGGCGTCGCCGGTCCCGCTGGTCTGCTCGAAGCCGACCTCCGGATAGACCAGCTTGGTCAGGTTGCCGACCACATCCCATTCGTACTCGAACGCCCGGGTCATGGTGGTCGGGACCGGCGTGAAGTAGACGCCGGCGCCGCCCAGAACCTGGGTGATGTGTTTCTTGGGCCGGCCGGCGTCGTCGTATTCCCAGCTCTTGATTACCTGGTCGGTGCTGGCCGTTTCCATCCGCCCCGACAGTTCGTAGGTGAAGGCGGCATCCCGCATCCGGGCTTCTTCCGGCGGGTCATCGGTCTC
The nucleotide sequence above comes from Caulobacter sp. NIBR1757. Encoded proteins:
- a CDS encoding RHS repeat-associated core domain-containing protein; its protein translation is MTYDGVRYFAYDERRNLTLARQGALTAGNYEQDLYDALGARWYSARATTTIADTRRVELTDGLRPEVAVEEMINIPEGTTDQDAAGGRFSVMGPNPDERLIWIDATATALQVRYVHASRRGDARILSKGGAPERKYTYSAFGESTDNVTGYPWRFTGQRFNSWTGLYHFKARAYSPALGRFMQPDPIGYEDGANIYAYVQNDPINANDPTGLLTIIITGAGERSGISYHNSKDYAERLAGLKPGERIVVIDWTKTDETLAGQISANMLDSQERGEKENLNIIGFSMGGPRAMILTEMLGQSGVKVDNLTTVDPVGPATSTPFTIKPGTWTNITATGTIRTVGDFLAWLGGRTMVERGGNKPDTQINSSAPHDYLGEHMQEVGPKGKTAEEILERTME
- a CDS encoding RHS repeat-associated core domain-containing protein, whose protein sequence is MANGLNQYPKVDTKTFTYRTDGPMTYDGVRYFAYDERRNLTLARQGALTAGNYEQDLYDALGARWYSARAATTIADTRRVELTDGLRPEVAVEEMINIPEGTTDQDAAGGRFSVMGTNPDERLIWIDATAAALQVRYVHASRRGDARILSRGGAPERKYTYSAFGESTDNVTGYPWRFTGQRFNSWTGLYHFKARAYSPALGRFMQPDPIGYDDGPNIYAYVKNDAMNAVDPTGLQCLTCEKGNIRENGEVGDYFNASAYLKSSIQDNYEGCGLRCGERYTTTYQFMELNAVPGAGGGTKLGAYEVWDSWEGRVVEAGDFVGVKLVLGVEFSLEGGVEAVIGKPKDGAKIQLDVSVGPLSLTIDRDGASPNLVYKGGFNATAIASGTLGYVKINHEPRYVDYAKGEGEGRRKKP
- a CDS encoding polymorphic toxin type 28 domain-containing protein → MGIIRRSPWGLVSQLSGDTPVANPDFSPWSGDQSPNATGNIIRDHLTRSDLEAARNEYFGIRSYDKPGGGEFDHVNEVNEAISGLSDRAAQIKGWINNGKMPSARNDYYKAELKVIKNAIKDANGYLPPVSRSKALVVQ